The proteins below come from a single Nocardioides eburneiflavus genomic window:
- a CDS encoding cob(I)yrinic acid a,c-diamide adenosyltransferase yields MVNLTRIYTRTGDAGRTRLGDMSETSKTDLRLEAYACVDEGNAHIGVALAHAAVDGSLADDVVAVLTRVQNDLFDVGADFSTPVVPDPKYPPLRVEQDYVDRLEAWCDHYNEELPALRSFILNGGTPGAAHLHVARTVVRRAERAGWAAWAEHEDTMNVLAITYLNRLSDLLFILARHANRENGDVLWVPGGER; encoded by the coding sequence ATGGTGAACCTGACGCGCATCTACACCCGCACCGGCGACGCCGGACGGACCCGCCTCGGCGACATGAGCGAGACGTCGAAGACCGACCTGCGCCTCGAGGCGTACGCCTGCGTCGACGAGGGCAACGCCCACATCGGCGTCGCCCTCGCCCACGCCGCGGTCGACGGGAGCCTCGCCGACGACGTGGTCGCGGTGCTCACCCGCGTGCAGAACGACCTCTTCGACGTCGGCGCCGACTTCTCCACGCCCGTCGTGCCGGACCCGAAGTACCCCCCGCTGCGGGTGGAGCAGGACTACGTCGACCGCCTCGAGGCGTGGTGCGACCACTACAACGAGGAGCTTCCTGCCCTCCGCTCCTTCATCCTCAACGGCGGCACGCCCGGCGCCGCGCACCTCCACGTCGCCCGCACGGTCGTACGCCGGGCCGAGCGCGCCGGGTGGGCCGCCTGGGCCGAGCACGAGGACACCATGAACGTCCTCGCCATCACCTACCTCAACCGGCTCTCCGACCTGCTGTTCATCCTCGCCCGCCACGCCAACCGCGAGAACGGCGACGTCCTGTGGGTGCCGGGCGGGGAGCGCTGA
- a CDS encoding DEAD/DEAH box helicase, giving the protein MDIRDALTDSYLAGFFDLGALARARACAHLVEDLAVVHETDSSLTATASVRGTAPFPYRVQLHAEVDAAADWVFSSCSCPVGRMCKHGAAVALRLRAPTSVADMTRDRVAGPAEPEPMWRRQLSRLTDELEARARSTLSGQGLGLEVARRPPSRWSRSTAGELSMRPVRPGARRGWARSGAEWSDLAGPVARSRYVPAQVDALQALHRGLVSRHAYLVAGAAPMLDDYGDRLVPAVRAALARGVTLVAGAGLSSVSVAAEPAAVVADLTEVDGRPTLEVSVRSVDRRWRADEVVPIGRPATSVALVDGDDVILAELTEPCHDSVMDLVLGRPVVAATDEREAFLEALAPVVRSLRMESSDGSVEVPAAPRPRLALTVTWRSSTHADLAWSWAYGDQRSPLSGRDALGGLRDPEAEQSILADVPAELLGTTTASGGDALALALHDLPHLRTLPDLVVEEVGPPDFRESTAAPEIAFVLAEAQPDHTDWLDLEVLVSIDGEQVPLPDVLAAVTRDEEFLVLPSGTYVSLDRPEFSRLHEAVALAAQLRESEPGRLSIGTGDLGAWAELAELGTMDARAATWVERATALRDLDEMPRPDVPDGLTTTLRPYQLEGFWWLAFLHEHGLGGILADDMGLGKTLQVLALVQHARSAGDTSPFLVVAPTSVVSAWRQQAATHAPGLRVGVVRRRSDDVAALAATSDLVVTTYAMLRLAREQLASRRWGGLVLDEAQQVKNHQGKTHAAARAIDADFRLAVTGTPFENRLLELWALLSLAAPGLYPTARRFREVVVGPVEKDGDDVALRRFRTRIRPFVLRRTKDLVATELPPKQEQVLDVDLGPRHRRIYDTHLAKERQKILGLVEDFDRNRVAIFSALTRLRQLALDPALVDPDHEHVGSAKTDLLSEHLVEITAEGHRSLVFSTFTTFLRRVRDRLTEEGVATVYLDGSTRDREAVIDAFRAGEAPVFLISLKAGGTGLTLTEADYVFLLDPWWNPAAEAQAVDRAHRIGQSQHVHVYRLVATDTIEEKVMALKARKAELFAKVIDGGGASTMGITAADIRGLFDD; this is encoded by the coding sequence ATGGACATCCGCGACGCGCTCACCGACTCCTACCTCGCCGGGTTCTTCGACCTCGGTGCGCTGGCTCGCGCCCGCGCCTGTGCCCACCTCGTCGAGGACCTCGCGGTCGTCCACGAGACCGACAGCAGCCTGACCGCCACCGCCTCCGTCCGCGGCACCGCCCCTTTCCCCTACCGCGTCCAGCTCCACGCCGAGGTCGATGCCGCCGCCGACTGGGTCTTCAGCTCGTGCTCGTGCCCGGTGGGGCGGATGTGCAAGCACGGGGCGGCGGTCGCGCTGCGCCTCCGTGCCCCCACGTCGGTGGCGGACATGACCCGGGACCGCGTGGCCGGGCCGGCGGAGCCGGAGCCGATGTGGCGCCGCCAGCTGTCCCGCCTCACCGACGAGCTCGAGGCGCGGGCGCGGTCGACCCTCAGCGGCCAGGGGCTCGGCCTCGAGGTCGCCCGTCGACCGCCGTCGCGGTGGTCGCGCAGCACGGCCGGTGAGCTGTCGATGAGACCCGTACGCCCCGGCGCGCGCCGCGGCTGGGCCCGCAGCGGTGCCGAGTGGAGCGACCTCGCCGGTCCCGTCGCACGGTCCCGCTACGTCCCGGCGCAGGTCGACGCCCTGCAGGCGCTGCACCGCGGCCTGGTCTCGCGGCACGCCTACCTCGTCGCCGGGGCGGCCCCGATGCTCGACGACTACGGCGACCGCCTCGTGCCGGCCGTGCGCGCAGCCCTCGCGCGGGGCGTCACCCTGGTCGCGGGCGCCGGACTGTCGTCGGTGTCGGTCGCCGCGGAGCCGGCGGCGGTCGTCGCCGACCTCACCGAGGTCGACGGGAGGCCCACCCTGGAGGTCTCGGTCCGCAGCGTCGACCGGCGCTGGCGGGCGGACGAGGTCGTGCCGATCGGGCGGCCCGCCACCTCGGTAGCGCTCGTCGACGGCGACGACGTCATCCTGGCAGAGCTGACGGAGCCGTGCCACGACTCCGTGATGGACCTCGTCCTCGGTCGTCCCGTCGTCGCCGCGACGGACGAGCGCGAGGCCTTCCTCGAGGCGCTCGCGCCCGTCGTCCGGAGCCTCCGGATGGAGTCGTCCGACGGCTCCGTGGAGGTGCCGGCGGCACCTCGGCCCCGTCTCGCCCTGACGGTGACCTGGCGGTCCTCCACGCACGCCGATCTCGCCTGGTCCTGGGCCTACGGCGACCAGCGGTCGCCGCTCAGCGGCCGGGACGCCCTCGGTGGCCTGCGCGACCCGGAGGCCGAGCAGTCGATCCTCGCGGACGTGCCTGCCGAGCTCCTCGGCACCACGACCGCCTCGGGCGGGGACGCGCTCGCGCTCGCCCTCCACGACCTGCCGCACCTCCGTACGCTCCCCGACCTCGTCGTCGAGGAGGTCGGCCCGCCCGACTTCCGGGAGTCGACGGCGGCACCCGAGATCGCCTTCGTCCTGGCCGAGGCGCAGCCCGACCACACCGACTGGCTCGACCTCGAGGTGCTCGTGAGCATCGACGGCGAGCAGGTGCCGCTGCCCGACGTGCTGGCCGCGGTGACCCGCGACGAGGAGTTCCTGGTCCTGCCGAGCGGCACCTACGTGTCCCTCGACCGACCGGAGTTCTCCCGGCTCCACGAGGCGGTGGCGCTCGCGGCGCAGCTCCGCGAGTCCGAGCCGGGCCGGCTGAGCATCGGCACGGGCGACCTCGGCGCCTGGGCCGAGCTGGCGGAGCTCGGCACCATGGACGCTCGGGCTGCGACCTGGGTCGAGCGGGCCACCGCCCTGCGTGACCTCGACGAGATGCCGCGTCCGGACGTCCCCGACGGCCTGACGACGACGCTGCGCCCCTACCAGCTCGAGGGCTTCTGGTGGCTCGCCTTCCTCCACGAGCACGGGCTCGGCGGGATCTTGGCCGACGACATGGGGCTGGGCAAGACCCTTCAGGTGCTCGCGCTCGTCCAGCACGCGAGGTCGGCCGGCGACACCTCGCCGTTCCTCGTCGTCGCGCCCACCAGCGTCGTCTCCGCCTGGCGGCAGCAGGCGGCCACCCACGCGCCCGGGCTCCGCGTGGGGGTCGTACGCCGCCGCAGCGACGACGTCGCCGCCCTTGCGGCCACCAGCGACCTCGTCGTGACCACCTACGCCATGCTGCGCCTCGCGCGGGAGCAGCTCGCCTCCCGGCGCTGGGGCGGTCTCGTGCTCGACGAGGCGCAGCAGGTCAAGAACCACCAGGGCAAGACCCATGCCGCCGCGCGCGCGATCGACGCCGACTTCCGCCTCGCCGTCACCGGCACGCCCTTCGAGAACCGGTTGCTGGAGCTGTGGGCGCTGCTCTCGCTCGCCGCGCCCGGCCTCTACCCCACTGCTCGGCGCTTCCGCGAGGTCGTCGTGGGCCCGGTGGAGAAGGACGGCGACGACGTCGCACTGCGGCGCTTCCGCACGCGCATCCGGCCCTTCGTGCTGCGCCGCACCAAGGACCTCGTCGCGACCGAGCTGCCGCCCAAGCAGGAGCAGGTGCTCGACGTCGACCTGGGGCCCCGGCACCGCCGGATCTACGACACCCACCTCGCCAAGGAGCGCCAGAAGATCCTCGGACTGGTGGAGGACTTCGACCGCAACCGGGTCGCCATCTTCTCGGCGCTGACCAGGCTGCGACAGCTGGCCCTCGACCCGGCGCTGGTCGACCCCGACCACGAGCACGTCGGCTCGGCCAAGACCGACCTGCTGAGCGAGCACCTGGTCGAGATCACCGCCGAGGGGCACCGCTCCCTGGTGTTCAGCACCTTCACGACCTTCTTGCGCCGGGTGCGCGACCGGCTGACCGAGGAGGGCGTCGCGACGGTCTACCTCGACGGCTCGACCCGCGACCGCGAGGCCGTGATCGACGCCTTCCGCGCCGGCGAGGCCCCCGTGTTCCTGATCAGCCTCAAGGCCGGCGGCACCGGACTGACGCTCACCGAGGCCGACTACGTCTTCCTGCTCGACCCCTGGTGGAACCCGGCCGCGGAGGCGCAGGCCGTGGACCGCGCCCACCGCATCGGGCAGTCGCAGCACGTGCACGTCTACCGGCTCGTCGCGACCGACACGATCGAGGAGAAGGTGATGGCCCTCAAGGCGCGCAAGGCCGAGCTCTTCGCCAAGGTCATCGACGGGGGCGGCGCCTCGACGATGGGCATCACGGCCGCGGACATCCGCGGCCTCTTCGACGACTGA
- a CDS encoding STAS domain-containing protein, protein MDIVTEGHTLVLHGDFDVRSTWEVRNAIYERIDTFDDDVVIDMTDVSTIDATALRLLAVATRHAWLSGHHLTVRNPGPAVRRMAHLTRLAHAIEVEQVAATA, encoded by the coding sequence ATGGACATCGTCACCGAGGGTCACACGCTGGTCCTGCACGGAGACTTCGACGTGCGCAGCACGTGGGAGGTGCGCAACGCCATCTACGAGCGCATCGACACCTTCGACGACGACGTGGTCATCGACATGACCGACGTGTCCACCATCGACGCGACCGCCCTGCGGCTGCTGGCCGTCGCCACCCGGCACGCCTGGCTCTCGGGCCACCACCTCACCGTGCGCAACCCCGGCCCGGCGGTGCGCCGCATGGCGCACCTGACCCGGCTGGCCCACGCCATCGAGGTCGAGCAGGTCGCCGCCACGGCCTGA
- a CDS encoding DUF2550 domain-containing protein: MPVWEWALDIVGLCLLLALLYGIALIFRRRFIARHGGTFELSYRVRTDHPGRGWLLGIGRYSGQSLEWFRIFSLSPRPKRVWARDLLEYAGRRAPAGTEEVSLYDGHVVASCHYDGDPLEIAMSEASLTGFQSWLESGPPGTDWNRR, translated from the coding sequence ATGCCGGTCTGGGAATGGGCGCTCGACATCGTCGGGCTGTGCCTGCTCCTGGCCCTGCTCTACGGCATCGCCCTCATCTTCCGGCGGCGGTTCATCGCCCGGCACGGCGGCACCTTCGAGCTCAGCTACCGGGTGCGCACCGACCACCCCGGACGCGGGTGGCTGCTCGGCATCGGCCGCTACTCGGGCCAGTCGCTGGAGTGGTTCCGCATCTTCTCGCTCTCGCCGCGCCCCAAGCGGGTGTGGGCGCGTGACCTGCTCGAGTACGCCGGTCGCCGCGCGCCGGCCGGCACCGAGGAGGTGTCGCTCTACGACGGCCACGTGGTCGCGTCGTGCCACTACGACGGCGACCCGCTCGAGATCGCGATGAGCGAGGCGTCGCTCACCGGCTTCCAGTCGTGGCTGGAGTCCGGGCCCCCGGGCACCGACTGGAACCGGCGGTAG
- a CDS encoding F0F1 ATP synthase subunit gamma, protein MALSVREYRARIKSTESMKKITRAMELIAASRIIKAQQRAQAAAPYARELTRAVSAVATFSNVDHALTTEPEDPKKAAVLVVTSDRGLAGAYSSSVIKEAERLVEKLKGEGKDVDLYASGRKAEAYFKFRQRAVVQAWTGFSDQPTYDVAAEIGATLIEAFLADEDDDSDARPVDEVHVVYTRFRSMLSQEPTAVRLLPLEVVEGTEPPDEGDLLPLYEFEPSPSEVLDSLLPRYVQSRIFFALLQAAASELAARQKAMKSATDNADELIKKYTRIANQARQAGITQEISEIVGGVNALADANAGSE, encoded by the coding sequence ATGGCTCTCTCGGTACGCGAGTACCGCGCGCGGATCAAGTCGACGGAGTCGATGAAGAAGATCACGCGTGCCATGGAGCTCATTGCTGCGTCGCGGATCATCAAGGCACAGCAGCGAGCCCAGGCGGCAGCGCCGTACGCTCGTGAGCTGACGCGCGCGGTGTCGGCCGTGGCGACGTTCTCCAACGTCGACCACGCGCTGACCACCGAGCCGGAGGACCCCAAGAAGGCTGCCGTCCTCGTGGTCACCTCCGACCGCGGCCTGGCCGGCGCCTACTCCTCGAGCGTCATCAAGGAGGCCGAGCGCCTCGTCGAGAAGCTCAAGGGCGAGGGCAAGGACGTCGACCTCTACGCCAGCGGTCGCAAGGCGGAGGCCTACTTCAAGTTCCGCCAGCGTGCGGTCGTGCAGGCCTGGACGGGCTTCTCCGACCAGCCGACCTACGACGTCGCTGCGGAGATCGGCGCCACGCTGATCGAGGCCTTCCTCGCCGACGAGGACGACGACTCCGACGCCCGGCCGGTCGACGAGGTCCACGTGGTCTACACGCGGTTCCGCTCGATGCTCAGCCAGGAGCCGACCGCGGTACGCCTCCTCCCGCTGGAGGTCGTCGAGGGGACCGAGCCGCCCGACGAGGGCGACCTGCTGCCGCTCTACGAGTTCGAGCCGTCTCCCTCGGAGGTCCTCGACTCCCTGCTGCCGCGCTACGTCCAGAGCCGGATCTTCTTCGCCCTCCTGCAGGCGGCGGCCTCCGAGCTCGCCGCGCGACAGAAGGCGATGAAGTCCGCTACGGACAACGCCGACGAGCTGATCAAGAAGTACACCCGAATCGCCAACCAGGCCCGCCAGGCCGGCATTACCCAGGAAATCAGCGAGATCGTCGGTGGCGTGAACGCCCTTGCCGACGCCAACGCCGGGAGTGAGTGA
- the atpD gene encoding F0F1 ATP synthase subunit beta has product MTATVEETTTSGNAGSVGRITRVIGPVVDIEFPTDAMPSIYNALKVDLTLSGETTTITLEVAQHIGDGMVRAISMKPTDGLVRGAQVTDTGESITVPVGDVTLGKVFNTTGDCLNLAEGETLDVQERWGIHRKAPAFDQLESKTQMFETGIKVIDLLTPYVQGGKIGLFGGAGVGKTVLIQEMIARVAKDHGGVSVFAGVGERTREGNDLIVEMEEAGVIGQTALVFGQMDEPPGTRLRVALSALTMAEYFRDVQKQDVLLFIDNIFRFTQAGSEVSTLLGRMPSAVGYQPNLADEMGQLQERITSTRGHSITSMQAIYVPADDYTDPAPATTFAHLDATTELSREIASLGIYPAVDPLTSTSRILDPQYIGDEHYRCAVRIKQILQRNKELQDIIAILGVDELSEEDKVIVSRARRIQRFLSQNTYVAKQFTGIEGSTVPVADTIEAFNKIADGEYDHVAEQAFFMCGGLDDVEQKWAEIQKSL; this is encoded by the coding sequence ATGACTGCCACTGTTGAAGAGACCACCACGAGCGGCAACGCCGGCTCGGTCGGTCGCATCACGCGCGTCATCGGCCCGGTCGTGGACATCGAGTTCCCGACCGACGCCATGCCGTCGATCTACAACGCCCTCAAGGTCGACCTGACCCTGTCCGGCGAGACCACGACGATCACCCTCGAGGTGGCCCAGCACATCGGCGACGGCATGGTGCGAGCCATCTCGATGAAGCCGACCGACGGCCTGGTGCGCGGCGCGCAGGTGACCGACACCGGGGAGTCCATCACCGTGCCGGTCGGCGACGTCACGCTCGGCAAGGTGTTCAACACCACGGGTGACTGCCTCAACCTCGCCGAGGGCGAGACGCTCGACGTCCAGGAGCGGTGGGGCATCCACCGCAAGGCGCCCGCCTTCGACCAGCTGGAGTCCAAGACCCAGATGTTCGAGACCGGCATCAAGGTCATCGACCTCCTCACCCCCTACGTGCAGGGCGGCAAGATCGGCCTGTTCGGTGGTGCCGGCGTGGGCAAGACGGTGCTCATCCAGGAGATGATCGCCCGGGTCGCGAAGGACCACGGTGGTGTGTCCGTGTTCGCCGGTGTCGGCGAGCGCACCCGTGAGGGCAACGACCTCATCGTCGAGATGGAGGAGGCCGGCGTCATCGGCCAGACCGCCCTCGTCTTCGGCCAGATGGACGAGCCGCCGGGCACCCGCCTGCGCGTCGCGCTGTCGGCCCTGACGATGGCGGAGTACTTCCGCGACGTGCAGAAGCAGGACGTGCTGCTCTTCATCGACAACATCTTCCGCTTCACCCAGGCCGGTTCCGAGGTCTCCACGCTGCTCGGCCGCATGCCGTCCGCCGTGGGCTACCAGCCCAACCTCGCCGACGAGATGGGCCAGCTCCAGGAGCGCATCACCTCGACGCGTGGTCACTCGATCACCTCCATGCAGGCGATCTACGTGCCCGCCGACGACTACACCGACCCGGCTCCGGCCACGACCTTCGCGCACCTCGACGCGACCACCGAGCTCTCGCGTGAGATCGCCTCGCTCGGCATCTACCCGGCCGTGGATCCGCTCACGTCGACCTCGCGGATCCTCGACCCGCAGTACATCGGCGACGAGCACTACCGCTGCGCGGTGCGGATCAAGCAGATCCTCCAGCGCAACAAGGAGCTCCAGGACATCATCGCGATCCTCGGTGTCGACGAGCTCTCCGAGGAGGACAAGGTCATCGTCTCCCGGGCCCGTCGCATCCAGCGGTTCCTCTCGCAGAACACCTACGTCGCCAAGCAGTTCACCGGTATCGAGGGTTCGACTGTGCCGGTGGCCGACACCATCGAGGCGTTCAACAAGATCGCCGACGGCGAGTACGACCACGTGGCCGAGCAGGCCTTCTTCATGTGCGGCGGTCTGGACGACGTCGAGCAGAAGTGGGCCGAGATCCAGAAGAGCCTCTGA
- a CDS encoding LacI family DNA-binding transcriptional regulator, protein MRDTQLAKTSPLRKKVSPTALRAALRVGTGQLLGGAVAKRFDRNVSMLSSDLVSGPTRSPTLADVASEAGVSLSTASHAFSGTKPVSTATRERVLAAAASLGWTGPNPLARNLRRGRSGVVGIAVGQLSTAFRDPAALAMLDAVSEVLDAAGLGLLLMPDDAEVGLPLDAVIYDICGRETWGAHADLVARDVPLVVVEGPAWPGTTFIDIDHRAGAAALGRHLHGLGHRRVATLTLEASHPQREREAGLREVFPDVELIGACPSDVAAAQQAVGAWWDGGAGASAVVCQSDVQAAGVVVEARRRGLDVPRDLSVAGFDGVVLPWLDVELTTVVQPLADKGRATARAVLGRIAGEDVDDVLLPVALRIGRSTGPA, encoded by the coding sequence ATGCGCGACACCCAGCTGGCGAAGACCAGTCCGTTGAGGAAGAAGGTGAGCCCGACGGCGTTGCGGGCGGCGTTGAGGGTGGGCACGGGACAGCTCCTGGGCGGCGCGGTGGCGAAACGTTTCGATCGAAACGTTTCGATGCTATCGTCCGATCTCGTGTCCGGTCCAACCCGCTCCCCCACCCTGGCCGATGTCGCCAGTGAGGCGGGCGTGTCCCTGTCCACCGCCTCGCACGCCTTCTCCGGCACCAAGCCCGTGTCGACGGCCACCCGCGAGCGGGTGCTCGCAGCCGCGGCGTCCCTCGGCTGGACCGGTCCCAACCCGCTGGCACGCAACCTGCGCCGCGGACGCAGCGGCGTGGTCGGCATCGCCGTCGGGCAGCTGAGCACCGCCTTCCGCGACCCCGCGGCGCTGGCCATGCTCGACGCCGTCTCCGAGGTGCTGGACGCCGCCGGGCTGGGGCTGCTGCTCATGCCCGACGACGCGGAGGTGGGCCTGCCCCTCGACGCGGTGATCTACGACATCTGCGGCCGCGAGACCTGGGGGGCGCACGCCGACCTGGTCGCCCGCGACGTGCCCCTGGTCGTCGTGGAGGGCCCGGCCTGGCCCGGCACCACCTTCATCGACATCGACCACCGGGCCGGAGCCGCGGCGCTGGGCAGGCACCTCCACGGCCTCGGCCATCGTCGGGTCGCGACGCTCACGCTCGAGGCCTCGCACCCCCAGCGCGAGCGGGAGGCCGGCCTGCGCGAGGTGTTCCCCGACGTGGAGCTGATCGGCGCCTGCCCGAGCGACGTCGCGGCGGCGCAGCAGGCCGTCGGAGCGTGGTGGGACGGAGGGGCCGGCGCGTCCGCCGTGGTGTGCCAGAGCGACGTCCAGGCGGCCGGCGTGGTCGTCGAGGCGCGGCGTCGCGGGCTCGACGTGCCGCGCGACCTCAGCGTCGCGGGGTTCGACGGGGTGGTCCTGCCGTGGCTCGACGTCGAGCTGACCACCGTGGTGCAGCCACTGGCCGACAAGGGACGCGCGACCGCGCGAGCGGTCCTGGGGCGCATCGCCGGTGAGGACGTCGACGACGTCCTGCTCCCCGTGGCCCTGCGGATCGGTCGGTCCACGGGCCCGGCCTGA
- a CDS encoding MFS transporter, producing the protein MPTLNAARNAVGLTFFLNGLVFASWVSRIPEVRSSFGLTNGQLGLVLLAIALGSVLALPTTGAAINALGTVRIVRLGATAATVGMLAAALGLGAVLPLTVAGLFLYGLGIGVWDVAMNVEGAEVERGLHRTIMPRFHAGFSAGTVVGALAGALLIELGVAAVVHLVGVVLLAIALVWRTSPSFLPVVERHEETTVSAARAWLEPRTLLIGVMVLALAMTEGTANDWLAVALVDGHDVSHAVGVAGFAVFVLAMTAGRFAGTGLIDRFGRVAVLWSTMAVAGAGVLLIVFAEQPALVVTGIVLWGVGASLGFPVGMSAAADDPVRAASRVSVVSTIGYAAFLAGPPFLGFVGDEVGTLKALLVVAVLLMPAALVVPAAREQRESAVGAVRS; encoded by the coding sequence GTGCCCACCCTCAACGCCGCCCGCAACGCCGTCGGGCTCACCTTCTTCCTCAACGGACTGGTCTTCGCCAGCTGGGTGTCGCGCATCCCCGAGGTCCGGTCGAGCTTCGGGCTGACCAACGGACAGCTCGGCCTGGTGCTCCTCGCGATCGCGCTGGGCTCGGTGCTCGCGCTGCCGACGACGGGAGCCGCCATCAACGCCCTCGGCACCGTCCGCATCGTGCGCCTGGGCGCGACCGCCGCGACCGTCGGGATGCTGGCCGCCGCGCTCGGACTGGGCGCGGTGCTCCCCCTGACCGTGGCGGGGCTGTTCCTCTACGGCCTGGGCATCGGCGTCTGGGACGTGGCCATGAACGTCGAGGGTGCCGAGGTCGAGCGCGGCCTGCACCGCACGATCATGCCCCGCTTCCACGCCGGCTTCAGCGCCGGGACCGTCGTCGGCGCGCTCGCGGGAGCGCTGCTGATCGAGCTCGGCGTCGCCGCCGTGGTGCACCTCGTGGGCGTCGTCCTGCTCGCGATCGCGCTCGTGTGGCGTACGTCCCCGAGCTTCCTGCCCGTCGTCGAGCGGCACGAGGAGACCACCGTCTCCGCCGCGCGTGCGTGGCTCGAGCCGCGCACGCTGCTCATCGGGGTCATGGTGCTGGCGCTGGCGATGACCGAGGGCACCGCCAACGACTGGCTCGCGGTGGCGCTGGTCGACGGGCACGACGTCTCGCACGCCGTGGGCGTCGCCGGCTTCGCGGTGTTCGTGCTCGCCATGACGGCCGGTCGCTTCGCCGGGACCGGTCTCATCGACCGCTTCGGACGGGTCGCCGTCCTGTGGAGCACGATGGCGGTGGCCGGCGCGGGAGTCCTGCTCATCGTGTTCGCCGAGCAGCCGGCCCTCGTCGTGACCGGGATCGTGCTCTGGGGCGTCGGCGCCTCGCTGGGCTTCCCGGTCGGGATGAGCGCGGCTGCCGACGACCCGGTCCGGGCGGCCTCGCGGGTGAGCGTGGTCTCCACGATCGGGTACGCGGCCTTCCTCGCCGGGCCTCCCTTCCTCGGGTTCGTCGGCGACGAGGTCGGCACCCTCAAGGCGCTGCTGGTCGTCGCCGTCCTGCTGATGCCGGCGGCTCTCGTGGTGCCGGCGGCACGAGAGCAGCGCGAGAGCGCGGTCGGGGCCGTCAGGTCCTGA
- a CDS encoding F0F1 ATP synthase subunit epsilon produces MADLSTDKVLQVELVAADRLVWSGQATMVIARTTEGDVGILPNHAPLLSSIIEGVVDVQTAEGETWVAAVDAGFISVADNRVSILSERAEMSHEIDLEKARQDLERAKDAGENDDAAQEAVRRAEARIRAVERAS; encoded by the coding sequence ATGGCTGACCTCTCCACCGACAAGGTCCTCCAGGTCGAGCTGGTCGCCGCCGACCGGCTCGTCTGGTCGGGCCAGGCCACGATGGTCATCGCCCGCACCACCGAGGGCGACGTCGGCATCCTGCCCAACCACGCGCCGCTGCTGTCCTCGATCATCGAGGGCGTCGTGGACGTGCAGACGGCGGAGGGCGAGACCTGGGTCGCCGCTGTCGACGCCGGCTTCATCTCGGTGGCCGACAACCGTGTCTCGATCCTCTCCGAACGGGCCGAGATGTCGCACGAGATCGACTTGGAGAAGGCGCGCCAGGACCTCGAGCGGGCCAAGGACGCCGGCGAGAACGACGACGCGGCCCAGGAGGCCGTACGTCGTGCCGAGGCGCGTATCCGCGCCGTGGAGCGGGCCTCCTGA